The following proteins are encoded in a genomic region of Leishmania mexicana MHOM/GT/2001/U1103 complete genome, chromosome 25:
- a CDS encoding putative acylphosphatase, giving the protein MPAPPKQACAKPEERRLFLAHRRLGLCGGGRDAIPLVAAAAFHTPPRPASLNSPHHRALDHQRKGSSAGARTQTHTHTHVTTLPVFTKEDAAAAIAHPLPMEASRYIYTYRIFVSGRVQGVFYRKYTALKATELGVTGFVRNLPDGRVEILAEGTTAQIGALETWCHRGSPKAQVTAVEVEDCTQLVPPSGGAEASAKPPVHRTMSGFVVSR; this is encoded by the coding sequence ATGCCAGCACCACCGAAGCAAGCCTGCGCAAAGCCGGAAGAGAGGCGCCTCTTCCTTGCCCACCGCCGTCTCGGACTTTGTGGTGGCGGGCGCGACGCCATTCCTctcgttgccgctgctgcttttcataccccgccccgccccgcctccctcaACTCTCCCCATCACAGAGCGCTCGACCACCAAAGGAAAGGCAGCTCTGctggcgcacgcacacaaacacacacacacacacacgtgacCACGCTCCCCGTATTCACGAAAGaggacgctgcggctgccatcgcccaccccctccccatgGAGGCGTCGCGCTACATCTACACATACCGCATCTTCGTGAGCGGCCGAGTGCAGGGTGTCTTTTACCGCAAGTACACGGCGCTCAAGGCCACAGAGCTGGGCGTGACAGGCTTTGTGCGCAACTTACCAGACGGCCGGGTCGAGATCTTGGCCGAGGGGACCACGGCACAAATCGGCGCACTGGAGACGTGGTGCCACAGAGGGTCGCCAAAGGCGCAGGTGACGgccgtggaggtggaggattGCACGCAGTTGGTGCCTCCGagcggcggtgcagaggcAAGCGCGAAGCCTCCGGTGCACCGCACGATGAGCGGCTTCGTGGTGAGCCGCTAG
- a CDS encoding putative kinesin, with amino-acid sequence MHSQRPCAGNNARRQHDRSALPSLMNQQDESFAGSSPRTASVHSEARSHLQGRLPSTTAASSLPEHFEGANLYSGAGATSTRNNFRVAVRVRPPLHRELHGYRPFVDVVQIVPEHPNSITLCDALDTEDGRGAVYSRQSYTFDRVYAADATQEDVYELSARPAVLSMLEGYNATLMAYGQTGTGKTYTMEGFTNEEERGIIPRAVEDVFAYIRERRRASEATKFLVRASYMQIYNEVISDLLEQPAAVFAGGGSSSSSGGGGGASRSSSLTVRHTPQRGVYVDGLSEWIVRTPEDVYGLIAKGTALRATSATKLSELSSRSHAIFTIVVEAMEGDEANPLSYRFGKLNIVDLAGSEKIRLAGVTGQRLEETKNINKSLHELGNVISALAAKSGAHGRRVQRHIPFRNSALTSALRDSLGGNCKTTLIACISPALESYAESLSTLMFANRAKNIQNHAVVNEGMSQATLLRAYEQELQRLRQQLQEHTEMGGGGGGGNGLMSSTDTHLLLSELEEDRRRAEADRQAALAALEKSSVAHQEEMRARQELETRIRELEAIMREGGMEGNPRTSQEYAERLLELDRERQAVEEDKEQVERYKHLLLKQRDIMLSLTTRLNDRDETILLLQEEVDAYDQHVQALEEELKLLTRQGNAGRRATSPPPPSSTAMMVVNPQLVGNASEAQAAEYIYQRRVQSPSSEAGVRAGTSPRYRSFLQPSRTVTAEELAVELVMLQGRKDAAAVAASGNDRSGSAEGSLFDEAELTRILQQRADSILYAHYSAQVAQLRSNVAALTLQLRNSEDRAHIADKEARLLLHRLSNGQDGATIDALQRELRAEWDSRRKAYVNTMDEVRDAVRADTAERARLGREIDRVRVEVQHLLETASSSATASPDTSRRSAVSRVWQRLQEVEEEVRLHGILAQLPDVLLDADVVPSGSSSTTNAADGERKLRDAQAREKALQKRIEEQQCRITQLKREMAGGANGRESSEGSAADTAEVETLRRKLMVHEKDRHAIRTILEHRMKSKINRICELLLLPHADAAVGKDGASKLNSEALSLQGLIHAAIKAMDAEV; translated from the coding sequence ATGCACTCCCAAAGACCATGTGCTGGCAACAACGCCCGTCGCCAGCACGACCGAAGCGCGTTGCCGTCCCTGATGAATCAGCAGGACGAAAGTttcgccggcagcagcccgcGCACAGCCTCTGTACACAGTGAGGCGCGGTCGCACCTGCAGGGGCGCCTCCCCTCCACTACGGCGGCATCCTCGCTGCCAGAGCACTTCGAGGGTGCCAACCTCTActccggcgccggcgctacCAGCACGCGCAACAACTTtagggtggcggtgcgcgtgcgcccaccgctgcaccgcgagcTGCACGGCTACCGGCCCTTCGTCGACGTGGTTCAGATAGTACCTGAGCACCCCAACTCCATCACGCTTTGCGATGCTCTAGACACGGAGGACGGTCGGGGGGCCGTGTACTCGCGCCAGAGCTATACGTTCGACCGCGTCTACGCAGCCGACGCAACGCAGGAAGACGTATACGAGCTGAGCGCGCGGCCAGCGGTCTTATCGATGCTAGAGGGCTACAACGCCACGCTCATGGCGTACGGGCAGACCGGCACAGGCAAGACATACACCATGGAGGGCTTCaccaacgaggaggagcgcggcATTATTCCTCGCGCCGTCGAAGATGTCTTTGCCTACATACGGGAGAGGCGCCGCGCCAGCGAGGCCACAAAGTTCCTCGTGCGGGCCTCCTACATGCAAATCTACAACGAGGTCATTTCGGACCTGCTGGAGCAACCGGCCGCGGTgttcgccggcggcggcagcagcagcagcagcggtggcggtggcggtgcaagccgcagcagcagcctcacTGTGCGCCACACACCCCAGCGCGGTGTCTACGTCGATGGCTTGTCGGAGTGGATCGTGCGCACTCCAGAGGACGTGTACGGACTAATCGCCAAGggcacggcgctgcgggcgacCAGCGCCACGAAGCTGAGCGAGCTGTCCTCCCGCTCGCACGCCATCTTCACCATTGtcgtggaggcgatggagggcGACGAGGCAAATCCGCTCTCCTACCGCTTCGGCAAGCTGAACATTGTCGACCTGGCCGGCAGCGAGAAAATCCGCCTTGCCGGGGTCACGGGGCAGAGACTGGAGGAGACCAAGAACATCAACAAGTCACTGCACGAGCTTGGCAACGTCATCTCTGCCTTGGCCGCCAAGTCCGGCGCACACGGCCGtcgggtgcagcggcacatcCCATTCCGCAACTCCGCCCTCACGAGCGCCCTGCGAGACTCACTTGGCGGCAACTGCAAGACGACGCTGATCGCGTGTATTTCACCGGCGTTGGAGTCGTACGCGGAGTCTCTCTCCACGCTCATGTTCGCCAATCGCGCCAAAAACATTCAGAACCACGCCGTGGTGAACGAGGGCATGAGCCAAGCAACGCTGCTCAGGGCATACGAGCAGGAACtgcagcgactgcggcagcagctgcaggaacACACGGAgatgggtggcggtggcggtggcggcaatgGGCTCATGAGCTCGACTGACACACATTTGCTGCTTTCCGAATTAGAGGAGGACCGACGGCGTGCGGAGGCGGACCGGCAGGCGGCTCTTGCGGCGCTTGAGAAGTCTTCGGTGGCACATCAGGAAGAGATGCGTGCGcggcaggagctggagactCGCATACGCGAGCTAGAGGCCATCATGCGCGAGGGTGGCATGGAGGGCAACCCGCGCACCAGTCAGGAGTACGCGGAGCGGCTTCTCGAACTGGACCGGGAGCGTCaggccgtggaggaggacaaggagcAGGTGGAACGCTAcaagcacctgctgctgaagcagcgcGACATCATGCTGAGTCTCACCACTCGACTGAACGACCGCGACGAGACGATCCTGCTTCTCCAAGAAGAAGTTGACGCCTACGACCAGCacgtgcaggcgctggaggaggagctgaaaCTGTTGACACGGCAAGGCAACGCAGGGCGGCGGGccacctcaccgccgccgccgtcctcgacCGCGATGATGGTTGTGAACCCGCAGCTCGTCGGGAACGCGAGTGAGGCGCAAGCGGCAGAGTACATCTACCAAAGGCGCGTGCAGTCCCCGTCGTCGGAGGCTGGCGTGCGGGCCGGTACGTCGCCGAGATACCGATCCTTCCTTCAGCCGAGCCGCACTGTTACGGCGGAGGAGCTTGCCGTGGAGCTGGTCATGCTACAAGGCCGCaaagacgccgccgcagtggctGCTTCGGGCAACGACAGGAGCGGATCAGCCGAGGGCAGTCTCTtcgacgaggcggagctTACTCGtatcctgcagcagcgcgccgactCGATCTTGTACGCGCATTACAGCGCACaagtcgcgcagctgcgctccAACGTGGCGGCGCTAACCCTCCAACTGCGCAACAGCGAGGACAGGGCGCACATCGCCGACAAAGAGgctcgcctgctgctgcatcgacTGAGCAATGGGCAGGATGGCGCCACCatcgatgcgctgcagcgagaACTGCGAGCGGAGTGGGACTCGCGTCGCAAAGCCTACGTCAACACGATGGACGAGGTGCGAGACGCCGTGCGTGCCGACACGGCAGAGAGGGCGCGGCTTGGGCGCGAGATCGACCGCGTCCGcgtggaggtgcagcacctgctTGAGACAGCATCCTCGTCGGCTACCGCGTCACCTGACACAAGTCGGCGGTCTGCTGTCAGCCGCgtgtggcagcggctgcaggaagtggaggaggaggtgcgccttCACGGGATAttggcgcagctgccagATGTACTCCTTGACGCTGACGTTGTGCCGTCAGGCAGTAGTAGTACCACGAACGCAGCGGATGGGGAGCGTAAGTTGCGCGATGCGCAGGCGCGGGAGAAAGCACTGCAGAAAAGGATTgaagagcagcagtgccgcatCACGCAGCTGAAGCGGGAGATGGCGGGTGGTGCGAACGGCCGCGAATCATCAGAAGGGTCCGCCGCAGACACAGCGGAAGTGGAAACGCTGAGGAGGAAGCTGATGGTACACGAGAAGGACCGGCACGCCATCCGCACCATCCTGGAGCACCGGATGAAGAGCAAGATCAATCGAATctgtgagctgctgctgctcccccacgccgacgctgccgtcggcAAAGATGGGGCCAGCAAGCTGAACAGCGAGGCGCTCAGTCTACAGGGACTCATTCACGCTGCAATCAAGGCGATGGATGCAGAGGTTTAG